From Pantoea vagans:
GGCTACCCAGACATTATCAAAAAGCATATCGCATTAGCTGAGACTGACAAGTTCTCCGACGTTATAAACAATCTCAGTGTTTCAGATTCTATTTTTTCTGAGAAAATGCGTCACGAAAGAAAGAACATTTTTTTGTCAGAACTTTCTATGGTCGGGATCGCCCGAAAATTTGTTGGCGCGTTAGAGAATCTTGAGAAGCCTAAACGTAAGGTTCTTTTCGTTACATATCGCTACACACATCCTGAGTTGGGCGGGGCGGAGTCGAACTTAAAACGTTTTCTTAAGGCATTAGGCGATACTGACGAATTTGAAATTGACGTTGTAACAAGTGAAGTTAGTAAGATAAACAATAATGCAAGATTTATGGAAAACTATGAATTCGATTCTGCACTTGGCGCACCCATTGAAATGTCGAATTTGAGATTTGCTCGTTTTCCTGTATTACAACAATTAGAAACCAGGACCAATAAAGCGCTGCACTCGGCATGGCGTATACAACCCGCTTTTGAAAAAGCTGTTTTTCAAAAATCGAATATAAGCCTATATGATGGTCTTGCATGGGGTTGGTCTGATGTCGAAGGAGTTGCATCAGAAGCCTATCGTTGGGGATACTCATCCTGCTGTATTTATGCTTCAAGTGCAGGGAATGTTCTGATTAAAGGATATGCCCCTGTAAAATCGATGCTAACTTTGCAGGCTGAATCTGGTGCAATTTATTCTTATAGTGAAGTGGAAGGAAGTTTCTCCCTTAACATTGCTGTTGAGAGCGGTGCTTTAGAAATCTTCACTTCATCACCTTTCACAAATAGTCATGACCCTCGTCCATTGGCTTTCATTCTTCATGAATTAAAAATTAACGACCAATTGATTGATATCACCCGTCCGGTGTTGGCAGACAAAAGTCGTATCCCAGCAGATGAAGTTTTTTCAACGCTATCTGAAGCGGCAGAGGAAACAAGATTTCCTCTTAATATCAATCTTACAGCCATGAGAGGTCCTCATTCACCATCAATGGAAGATTTTATATCCTCCAATGTTAGTAAATATGACCTGGTCGTTACACACAATATTGTTTTTAAACCTGCCGTGTTTGCATTAGAAATGGCGAAACAGAACAATGTTCCTTCGCTTCTGATTCCTCATGCTCATCTTGATGATGATTATTATCATTTTCCCGATTTGATGGAAGCAGCTCGCAACGCTACGCAAGTTCTGACGGTCCCTAAAGCTGCCAGTGAGTTCTATACTTCCAGAGGCTGTAGCTCAACCTATCTGCCCGGCGGGGCAGATATACATGAAGAGTTTTCTGAGAGTGACAGCAACGCTTTCAGAGAGATTTACAAAGATAAGCGGAATTTTGTCCTTATACTGGGGCGTAAATCTGGTGCAAAAGGCTATCGTTCAGTTGTACAGGCGGTAGAAAAAATAAACCAGTCTGGCAAAAAAATTAACGTAGTTATGATTGGTCCTGACGACGATGGTATCGAACTTGATTCGCCATTCGTTACCTATTTGGGAAGACAACCCCGGCAAGTTGTCAGGGGTGCGCTTCTGGAGTGTCTTGCGCTGGTAAATATGAGCACCAGCGAAAGCTTCGGTATAGTTCTTCTTGAAGCGTGGTTGGCAAAAAAACCAGTTATCGCTAACAATCTTTGTGTTGCTTTCCATGATATGGCTGTGGACGGTGAGAATGCTTTATTAGTGACGCCTGACGGGCTTCAGGAGGCTCTTGAACGTGTTACCGATGATGCCGAGTTATGTAAGCGCTTAGCTAATAATGGATACAGGACAGCACAGAATTTCAGCTGGGAAACCGTGGAACAGCAATTTGTTGATTTCTGTCGCAAGACTGTCAAAAATTAGCCTTATCCATTTTTTATAATTTAACCCATATATTGGTTGCCAGGTTTTTTCAGCAGTATAACTATTTTGGTTAGACCTATACTGCAGTCAAGGGATGGAGTTTTATAATCTGTATGACATTTATTTTGATAGGGATTTTTCGAAAATTTGCGTCATCACTGGTTAAATAAGATTCTCCTGCAACAATATGAATTTTATAATGTTTTATAATCGATGTTTTTGTTAAGTATGGTGTTGTAATTCTGGCATTTGTTGTTGAAAAGGGCTTCCTCCGGGAAGCCCTTTTTTTATCCCACCAGCAAATCCCCGCTCCGAATCTCCCGCTCTCCCGCCAGCCGCACAACCAGCATGCCTGCCGTCGCAAACCTTACCCAGTGTCTCGCATAGAGAATACCGCCATGCTCCGCCACCAGTGGGGTGATGTGGTCCGTAATCGGATCAATAATCTCAGCCACTACTTCTCCCGGGCGAATCTGCGCACCGAGCGGTTTGCGGTGCAGGATCAGCCCTGACACCGGCGAATGAATGTATTCACAACCTGATAACGGCGTAGCGGGGTTTTTCAGGGCAGGGGAGGCCGTCGCCATTCCCTCGCTATGACGTTCTTTAATCACACCTGCTTCTCCCGGTGCTTCAGCCACGTCAGGCACGGTTAAGCCAATCGGCCCGTCATTGATCGCCACAACATCATCACCGCCCGCGTTGGCCGGAACCAGTTCATCACCACCAATAACGGGCGCAGCTACCTCTACTGAAATCGATGGCTCGCTGTAGCCGATATAGCCGCCTTCCTGCATCGCCGAAATAATCGCATCTGCATCTTTCTCCGCTTGTTCAGGCGACACATCACGGACACCACGCAACTCAAGCGTCACCGGCAATAAGCCGCGCGGCATCGGGTAATCCTTGCCGAACCGCTCTGCCAGCGTCAGCCAGGGTTCGCAGCAGGCTTCGTCAAATGGTTCACCACCGGAGATCTGCGCCAGCAGCTGTACTTCACTGCCTAACCAGCGCGCCAGCGGCTCAATGTCCGGCCAGGCATGAGGCGTGGTGTAGAGATGCGGTACAGCTTCCCAGTCACAGTGCAGGTCAATCATCAGATCCGCCTGACTGGCCATCCGCATCAGCGTATAGCGCTGCGCATCCAGCTCGGTCTTTGGCACGGTATCGCGATAATGACGATCAATCGCATCGCGAATAAGGTTCCTGTTCTGTGATTCACTCTGGGTCAGACTCTCAGCCAGCCCTGCAGCCAGAGTATTGCCCAGTGACGGAAAACGGCGATTGAAGTCCTGACCGGAGAGGGTATGAAAGCGGCCCAGATGGGTGCCGTGCCAGTGCTGTCCCAGTGCCAGCGGATTAGCTACCGGAACCAGGGTAAATGCAGCTTTAAGCTGTCCGGCGGACTCCAGCGCCTGCAGCCGCTGCTTTAAATACCAGGCCACCGCCATACCGGGCAGTTCGTCGCCATGCAGCGCAGCCTGGATATAAACCTGACGTTCATTGTCCTCAGCAAAGTGAAAACTGATGATTTCACGCTGGGTGCCTAAAGAGGCGCTTAACAGTGGATGATGTTGTTGATGCATACCGTGTTAATGTCCTTTAATCGGCAAAGGACGACAGCGCGCCGTCCCGAAAAAGTTAGAGTATAGTGCCGGATCGCGGTGAGGACGAAAAAGGGCGACCGCGAGGTTACTGCTGAATAGAGATATCCGTGGCGAAGTAGCGCTTCTGAATCTGATCGAAGGTGCCATTCTTTTTGATTTCGGCAAAGGCGTTATCCAGCGCCGTTTTCAGTTCGGTATCGCCTTTGCGCAGGCCAATTGCCGTGCCGGGGCCGATAATCGGATCCTGAATAATCGGGCCAGCCAGTTCAAAATCTTTGCCCTGCGGATGCTTCAGGAAGCCAATCGCTGCCTGTGCCGCGTCGGTAAAGACGGCATCCAGTCGGCCTGAAACCAGATCGCTTTCAACCTGTGCCTGATCGCCATAGGGCACCACGGTCACACCGTAGGGCTGCCATTTCGCCAGCGCATAACGCTCCTGAACCGTTCCCTGTTCCACGCCGACCGTTTTCCCTTTCAGAGACTCGACGGTGGGCAGGATGCCGGCGCCTTTACGGGCAATCAACTGGGTGTGGGTGTCATACAGCGGCACGGTAAAATCGATCTGCTTCAGGCGCTCTTCGGTAATACCCATGTCAGACAGAATGGCGTCAAACTTACGCGCTTTCAGCGCCGGGATCATGCCGTCAAACTGGCTTTCAACCCAGACGCATTTCGCCTGCATCTGCGTGCAGAGCGCATTACCCAGATCGATATCAAAGCCGACCAGCTTGCCCTGTGGCGTTTTTGATTCAAACGGCGGATAGGTCGGATCGACCGCAAAACGCACCTGTTCAACTTTTGCCTGAGCGCTAAACGCGCAGCCTGCCATAACCGCCACAGCCAGCGTCTGGCGCAGGCGTTGAGTAAAAATGTTCATGATTTTGCTCTTATTCTGTCGTGATGAGTGATTATGCAGAGTATCGCCGGGCTGCCGGGATGGCAATTACTGCGTTATCTCAATCACGTCAGCTTTGCACAGCGCCCGGTAATCTTCGGTGTTCAGGATCACCGAGCACTCCAGCAGACCGGCGTTAAAGGCGATCTCCGGATAACGCTCAAACAGCGCGGGATCAACCACCAGTCTGAGGTCGGGATGAAAGCTGAACGGTGGGATAGCGCCAAACACGCAGCCGGTCAGCAGATCGGTCTCCGCCGGACTGGCGAGTGAGGCCCGGCGTCCACCGACCGCCGCGGCGACTTTGCCCAGGTCGGCCTGCCGATCGGCCGGTAACACCGCCAGGACATGCTGTTTAACGCCGTTGCCTTTCACATGACAGACCAGCGCTTTGGCGCCCTGGCCGATTTCGGTGCCGCGTATTGCCGCGACGGCTTCACATTTACCGGTCGCCTCATGTTGCATCAGGCGATAGCGCGCCTGATGCTGGTCGAGCAGGGCGATTAATTTTTCATGGGTTGTCACGGTTCTCTCCTGCGGTCAGTTGCATCATCAGTGTCTGCAGCATATGCGATTGACGCGGCACGATGCCGGTTTTCAGACCCAGCGGCTTAAGCGCCCGGTTGAGGGTAGCCAGCGTGGTATTCTCCCTGTCCTGTTCGATATCTGACAGTGTCCGGCGGCTAATCCCTGCCAGCGCGGCATAACGTTCCTGAGAGAACCCCAGCACGTTTTTGCGAAGCTGCATCAGGAGCTCGCCCTGTGACAGTTTCTCTTCAAGAAACTGCTGAAGAAGATCCAGCAGCATCGCTTCACGTTCAAAAGGTGACAGCGTTTTTTTCATAGTTGCCAGCCTTCAATACGCTGATCCAGATAATCGAATCCCATCGCTGGCATAGTCAGAATTGATGCCGGAACGCCTCGCTGCTGCAGGCGCTCTCTGAGTCCGGTTAGCTGGCGGGCCAGCGCGGCCAGTTCGGCCAGTAATCTGTCAGAGGGGATCAGATCATCTAAAGCCTCAGCAATCAGCTGCCATTGATAATGTCCCCCCTCTTCAAACGGTGATCCCCATTGCGTCGTTCGTACCACGCCTTCGGGATCGGCTTTCATCGGGGCAAAATCATAGATGGGTGCAAGCCACATACCGGTGTTCTGTTTCAGGATTGCGCTGTTACGGCCATGATTATCAGAATTGCCAAACGCAATATTCAGCATGTCGCGTTTTACCCACTCAATCACGAATCCCTCCTGCACAGCCCTTTCAGGATTAAGTCGTTTGAGTAGAGTGCGGATCACCTCGAAATGATTGAGATAGCTGCCCGGCGGTTTTTGAAGTATCGAATAGACAGACTCCAGGCCATACATCACTTTTTCGCCCTCAATGTAACTTACATCAAAGCGAGGCAACCATAAGGAAGGATAACGGCTACCTTCGCGCAACTTCATGTGCTCACAAGGAATTGTGTCGAATCCCATTGCCTCCAGTTCATGATAGTAGTGGTATTCGGCGCGAAGTATATCGCAGTCGATTGCACTGCGTGTTCCGCGCGGATACTTGACCAGATAATGGGCATCCTGATTGTGTAAATCATCCTGCCAGGTATCTATCCATACCTCATCCTCCGGCGTACAGCGTAATAAGAGTTTTGGTGCCTCACCGCCGGCCCCGGTCGCTCCGCCGCTGGCTGCACCCATTTGCTGTGCGTACGCCAGAAAATCACTGTCACGTTCGATGACCCATTCAGAGGGGAAGCGACGATCGCGCAGCTGACTCTGAGCGGGCAATGCGGGTACTGACTCTTTAATACGCAGATTTCCCACGGGCGCAATCGTGCCGGATTTCAGCAGCCAGTAGTCCTGTTCAGCCGCAGATTTTCCCTGTAACCCCAGTTGCTGAACCCAGTAACGTCGGCTGGCACCGGCAGGTATGATGTCATCAAGGAACGTAAACCACGGACGTGCGGCATAACTGCCAATAAGCATGACCGGATAATTCAGACTGCAGCTGGCGTAATCATTACGATCAAGATAATCAACAGCGTAGTCAAAGTCGTAAGCAAGTAAGGCGGCGCTTTCACGCCCCTGGAGGGGATGCTGAATATTGAGTTGAGCGGCATCATACCAGCGGCCTTTAATAAATAGCTGGAGCGTAAGCATGGCAACACCTGTTGAGCAATATTATGCTCAACAATAACGTTTAATTTAATTTTTGAGAAGTATTCTGCTCAGAATCTGCATAAAAACGAAATTCTGAGCAGGTTATTGCACAATTACTTGTGGCGGGCGCGCAGGTTATTGATCACGGCGCTGAAGTCGAGATCCTGATCCTGCAACAGCACTATCAGGTGATAGACCAGGTCTGATGCTTCATTGGTCAGCTCATCCCGATCGTTGACGGTCGCCGCCAGCGCGGTCTCAACGCCTTCTTCGCCCACTTTCTGCGCGATGCGCTTGGTGCCGCTGGCATAGAGGCGTGCGGTATAAGAGCTTTCAGGGTCAGCTGATTTGCGTGACGCCAGCAGCTCTTCCAACTGATAAAGGAAGGTCCACTCAGGCACAGCCGGCGAGAAGCAGCTGGTGGTGCCCAGATGGCAGGTCGGGCCAATCGGATTCGCCAGCACCAGCAGCGTGTCATTGTCGCAGTCAGGCGTGATGCTCACTACCTGCAGAAAGTTGCCGGACGTTTCGCCTTTGGTCCACAAGCGGTTTTTGGTGCGGGAGAAAAAGGTGACATTGCCTTCTGCCAGCGTTTTTTCCAGCGCCTCCGGGTTCATGTAGCCATGCATCAGCACTTCGCCTGAGACGTTGTGCTGAACGATGACCGGCATCATGCCCTCTGTTTTATCCCAGTCGAGAAGAGCCTGTTGTTGTTGAGTTAGCACGCGCGAATCTCCACTCCGTTGTCGATCAGAAAGCTCTTCAGCTCACCAATATTAATAATCTGCTTATGGAATACCGAGGCGGCTAAGGCGCCATCGACGTTAGCCTCAGTAAACGCCTCCAGGAAGTGCTGCATGGTGCCTGCGCCGCCCGAGGCGATCAGGGGCACGTTGCAGACTTCACGCATTTTCTTCAGCTGCACCAGGTCATAGCCGTTACGCACGCCATCCTGATTCATCATGTTCAGCACGATCTCGCCTGCGCCCAGCTTCTGCACTTCCTGCACCCACTCCAGCGTTTCCCACTGTGTTACGCGGGTACGCGCTTCGTCACCGGTATACTGGTTCACCTGATATTTGCCGCTGGCTTCGTCAAACCAGGTATCTATGCCGACCACGATACACTGCACGCCAAACCGGTCCGCGAGGCGGGTGATGAGCGTGGGATCGGCCAGCGCTGGCGAGTTAATTGAAATCTTATCCGCACCAAACTCCAGAATGCGCGCTGCGTCTTCCGGGGTTTTGATGCCGCCCGCCACGCAGAACGGAATATCGATCACTTCCGCGACGCGCGACACCCAGCTTTTATCGACAACCCGGCCATCAGATGAGGCGGTGATATCATAGAAGACCAGTTCGTCGGCACCTTCGGCGGCGTAACGCTGTGCCAGCGGCACGATGTCGCCGATGATCTCGTGATTACGAAACTGTACGCCTTTGACCACCTGGCCGTCACGTACGTCCAGGCAGGGAATTATCCGTTTTGCCAGCATGAGATCGCCTCCGAAACTGTGAATTTATCTTCCAGCAGCGCACGCC
This genomic window contains:
- a CDS encoding succinylglutamate desuccinylase/aspartoacylase family protein, whose product is MHQQHHPLLSASLGTQREIISFHFAEDNERQVYIQAALHGDELPGMAVAWYLKQRLQALESAGQLKAAFTLVPVANPLALGQHWHGTHLGRFHTLSGQDFNRRFPSLGNTLAAGLAESLTQSESQNRNLIRDAIDRHYRDTVPKTELDAQRYTLMRMASQADLMIDLHCDWEAVPHLYTTPHAWPDIEPLARWLGSEVQLLAQISGGEPFDEACCEPWLTLAERFGKDYPMPRGLLPVTLELRGVRDVSPEQAEKDADAIISAMQEGGYIGYSEPSISVEVAAPVIGGDELVPANAGGDDVVAINDGPIGLTVPDVAEAPGEAGVIKERHSEGMATASPALKNPATPLSGCEYIHSPVSGLILHRKPLGAQIRPGEVVAEIIDPITDHITPLVAEHGGILYARHWVRFATAGMLVVRLAGEREIRSGDLLVG
- a CDS encoding ABC transporter substrate-binding protein, translating into MNIFTQRLRQTLAVAVMAGCAFSAQAKVEQVRFAVDPTYPPFESKTPQGKLVGFDIDLGNALCTQMQAKCVWVESQFDGMIPALKARKFDAILSDMGITEERLKQIDFTVPLYDTHTQLIARKGAGILPTVESLKGKTVGVEQGTVQERYALAKWQPYGVTVVPYGDQAQVESDLVSGRLDAVFTDAAQAAIGFLKHPQGKDFELAGPIIQDPIIGPGTAIGLRKGDTELKTALDNAFAEIKKNGTFDQIQKRYFATDISIQQ
- a CDS encoding YbaK/prolyl-tRNA synthetase associated domain-containing protein, with protein sequence MTTHEKLIALLDQHQARYRLMQHEATGKCEAVAAIRGTEIGQGAKALVCHVKGNGVKQHVLAVLPADRQADLGKVAAAVGGRRASLASPAETDLLTGCVFGAIPPFSFHPDLRLVVDPALFERYPEIAFNAGLLECSVILNTEDYRALCKADVIEITQ
- a CDS encoding helix-turn-helix domain-containing protein encodes the protein MKKTLSPFEREAMLLDLLQQFLEEKLSQGELLMQLRKNVLGFSQERYAALAGISRRTLSDIEQDRENTTLATLNRALKPLGLKTGIVPRQSHMLQTLMMQLTAGENRDNP
- a CDS encoding type II toxin-antitoxin system HipA family toxin, with the translated sequence MLTLQLFIKGRWYDAAQLNIQHPLQGRESAALLAYDFDYAVDYLDRNDYASCSLNYPVMLIGSYAARPWFTFLDDIIPAGASRRYWVQQLGLQGKSAAEQDYWLLKSGTIAPVGNLRIKESVPALPAQSQLRDRRFPSEWVIERDSDFLAYAQQMGAASGGATGAGGEAPKLLLRCTPEDEVWIDTWQDDLHNQDAHYLVKYPRGTRSAIDCDILRAEYHYYHELEAMGFDTIPCEHMKLREGSRYPSLWLPRFDVSYIEGEKVMYGLESVYSILQKPPGSYLNHFEVIRTLLKRLNPERAVQEGFVIEWVKRDMLNIAFGNSDNHGRNSAILKQNTGMWLAPIYDFAPMKADPEGVVRTTQWGSPFEEGGHYQWQLIAEALDDLIPSDRLLAELAALARQLTGLRERLQQRGVPASILTMPAMGFDYLDQRIEGWQL
- the hisIE gene encoding bifunctional phosphoribosyl-AMP cyclohydrolase/phosphoribosyl-ATP diphosphatase HisIE; the protein is MLTQQQQALLDWDKTEGMMPVIVQHNVSGEVLMHGYMNPEALEKTLAEGNVTFFSRTKNRLWTKGETSGNFLQVVSITPDCDNDTLLVLANPIGPTCHLGTTSCFSPAVPEWTFLYQLEELLASRKSADPESSYTARLYASGTKRIAQKVGEEGVETALAATVNDRDELTNEASDLVYHLIVLLQDQDLDFSAVINNLRARHK
- the hisF gene encoding imidazole glycerol phosphate synthase subunit HisF yields the protein MLAKRIIPCLDVRDGQVVKGVQFRNHEIIGDIVPLAQRYAAEGADELVFYDITASSDGRVVDKSWVSRVAEVIDIPFCVAGGIKTPEDAARILEFGADKISINSPALADPTLITRLADRFGVQCIVVGIDTWFDEASGKYQVNQYTGDEARTRVTQWETLEWVQEVQKLGAGEIVLNMMNQDGVRNGYDLVQLKKMREVCNVPLIASGGAGTMQHFLEAFTEANVDGALAASVFHKQIINIGELKSFLIDNGVEIRAC